The genomic stretch CCCCATAATTCTGGAAATACTGTCCCGCCTGCACCTGAATGGAGAAAGTCTGTCCGTCTCCTTGTGGAACCGGCTTAAAGTCTTTAAACTTCAGGAAGTTTCTCAAAGAGAAGTTATTAAACGTTAATCCTAAAGTACCAATAAAGCTATTACCTCCGTAACCTGCCTGTAACTGAACCTGAGAAGATCCTTTTTCAACAAGTTTCCAGTTGATATCTACAGTATTATCTACCTGATTAGGCTGAATATCCTGTCCGATCTGTTGTGGATCGAAGAATGACATCCCCGCTAAATCAAAATAGGTTCTCTTGATTTCGGTCTTTTTGAATAATTCTCCCGGTTTTGTTCTTAATGCTCTAAGGATTACATGGTCATGGGTTGTCGTATTCCCCTGCCATGTTACTTTGTTCCATGTAGCCTGCTCCCCTTCGTTAATTCTGATCTCCAGGTTTACGGCATCACCATTCACTGATTTTTCAACCGGTGTAACATTGGAGAAAAGATATCCGTTGTTCATATAAACGGACTTGATATCGGAGTCATCTTCTTTACCACCATCTTCACCAACTTTTTTGTTGAATCCAACTGCATCGTAAATATCTCCTTTCTTATATCCTAATAATCTCTGTAAATATTCTGTAGCGTAAACCGTGTTACCAGTGAACGTAATGTCACCAATATAATACTTTTTACCTTCATTAAGTTTTACATTGATTTCGTAATTGTTTTTCTTATTTCTCCATACAGAGTCTGAAACAACTTTTGCATCTCTATACCCTAGGGAGTTATAATAATTAATCAGGTTTTGTTTGTCTTCCTGATATTTTTCTTCAATGAATTTTGAAGGCTTCAGAATTCCGCCAATACTGAAACGTTTCTGTTTTGTTTCTTTAAAGGCTTTGTTTCTAAGTTTTCTATCACTTACACTTGGATTTCCTTCAAACTCGATATGATCGATTTTAACTCTTTTGCCTTTATCTACATTAATCGTCCAATCTACCAAAGCAGGATCTCCAGCATTCACTTTATCTTCGATGGTGATTTTTGCATCAGCAAAACCTTTTTTGATATAGTCTTTGGGAATGTTTGTCTTAAGACTTGACACCAAGTTTTGGGTAATCTTTGTACCAGGCTTCAGGTTATTATCTTTAGCCAGTTTTTCGCTTTTTGATTTCCCTATTCCTTTACCCTTAAATTTCACTTCTCCCAGTTCTTTAAGATCCTGAAGATAGAATTTAAGAACTACAGTCTGTCCTTCAATACTTTGAACGTATACTTCCACTTCAGAAAAAGATTGGGTATCCCAAAGTTTTTTAACAGCATTACTGATTTTCTGTCCCGGAATATCTACGCTTTCTCCTTTGGATAAGCCAGTAAATCTAAGGATCTGAGCTGGTGTATATTTTTTTACCCCATCTACAACAATGTCTTTAAGCGTATAAGTACCTACCTCATTGTCTGCATGTACAGCGTTGTTTACTTTCGTGCTGTCTTGTGGAGTTACTTGTCCATAAAAATGTGCAGAAGCAGCAAACATAATGATGGGTAATAGTCTAAACTTCATTTTATCGAGTCTTTCTTTTCTTTAAATTTATTGGCCTTGTATCTGCTCTCCGGTTAATCCGTATCTTCTTTCTTTGTTTTGATAATCAACAATACATTGGAAGAAAATATCTTTGGTAAAATCCGGCCATAGAACATTTAAAAACTGTAATTCAGCATAAGCAATCTGCCAAAGAAGGAAGTTGCTTATTCTTATTTCGCCACTGGTTCTTATCAATAAGTCTACAGGAGGAAAATCTTTGGTATAAAGATAGTTTTCAAATAGTTTTTCGTCAATATTCTCTATCTCTATTTTTCCTTCTTTTACATCCGAACTGATATTTTTAACGGCTTCCAGTATTTCGTTTTGTGAGCCATAGCTTATCGCCAGTACAAGGTTTCCTTTTGTGTTTTCTTTGGTAAGTTCTACCACACGCTGTAACTGCTCTTTTACTAAAGGCGGCAGTTTATCAAGATTCCCTATCACATGCATTCTCAATCCTTTGCTGAAGATTTCTTCTGCTTCTAACAGCAAAGTTTCCACAAGCAAGTTCATGAGGGTATTTACTTCTTCAGAAGGACGATTCCAGTTTTCTGA from Chryseobacterium indologenes encodes the following:
- the bamA gene encoding outer membrane protein assembly factor BamA, giving the protein MKFRLLPIIMFAASAHFYGQVTPQDSTKVNNAVHADNEVGTYTLKDIVVDGVKKYTPAQILRFTGLSKGESVDIPGQKISNAVKKLWDTQSFSEVEVYVQSIEGQTVVLKFYLQDLKELGEVKFKGKGIGKSKSEKLAKDNNLKPGTKITQNLVSSLKTNIPKDYIKKGFADAKITIEDKVNAGDPALVDWTINVDKGKRVKIDHIEFEGNPSVSDRKLRNKAFKETKQKRFSIGGILKPSKFIEEKYQEDKQNLINYYNSLGYRDAKVVSDSVWRNKKNNYEINVKLNEGKKYYIGDITFTGNTVYATEYLQRLLGYKKGDIYDAVGFNKKVGEDGGKEDDSDIKSVYMNNGYLFSNVTPVEKSVNGDAVNLEIRINEGEQATWNKVTWQGNTTTHDHVILRALRTKPGELFKKTEIKRTYFDLAGMSFFDPQQIGQDIQPNQVDNTVDINWKLVEKGSSQVQLQAGYGGNSFIGTLGLTFNNFSLRNFLKFKDFKPVPQGDGQTFSIQVQAGQYFQNYGVSFVEPWLFGTRPTALSVSLNNSRVKYSDMYGASQKLNIFSATVGLNRLLNWPDDYFSLYTGLQFQKYDFNNYPFQFGETTEYNGSANNFSINLGLSRNSAGIDPIFPTMGSNIELSAKLTPPYSLFSNKDYDTMKPIDKYKWMEFYKIKFKADVYNEIAGKLVLRSSAEMGFMDGYNKNLGAPPFERFYVGGTGLFGGRYDGRELIPLRGYDNASTYGGESTDITQRGGGTIYNRFTLELRYPISMNQTAKIYALTFAEGGNVWNSWGNYNPFQLKRSVGVGVRVYMGAFGLIGFDFAYGFDKTMSGTPSGWQNHFLMNQSL
- a CDS encoding isoprenyl transferase; translated protein: MSLIKDKINSENLPKHVAIIMDGNGRWAKSRGEERSFGHKNAINAVRNAINACNETNIPYLTLYTFSSENWNRPSEEVNTLMNLLVETLLLEAEEIFSKGLRMHVIGNLDKLPPLVKEQLQRVVELTKENTKGNLVLAISYGSQNEILEAVKNISSDVKEGKIEIENIDEKLFENYLYTKDFPPVDLLIRTSGEIRISNFLLWQIAYAELQFLNVLWPDFTKDIFFQCIVDYQNKERRYGLTGEQIQGQ